GTGGACGTCGACATCGACAGCGATTCCGACGGCGCCGAGTTCGACGCCCGCGGCGCCGATACTGACGGCAACTCCGCTGAGACGAACGCGGATAGCGGCGACGCCGGAGCCGACGCCGTCCGCGACCGCGCGCTGTTCGACGTCGCGCTCGTGACCGACGAACCGGCGCGGATCTCCGAGTACGGCGTCGCGAGCCGCGGCGACTCCGTCGCGAGGTTCCGGGCCGACGGCGTCGTGGTCGCGACGGCGGCCGGCAGCGACGGCTACGCCGGCGCCGTCGACGCGCCCTCCCTCTCGACCGCCGTCGACGCGGTCGCCGTCGCGCCCGTCGCGCCCTTCGTCACCGACACGCGCCGCTGGGTGCTTCCCGACGATCGACTCGAGCTCACGGTCGAACGCGACGAAGGTCCGATCGCGCTCGTCGCCGACGGCCGGCGCGTGACGTCGGTCGGCGTCGACGCGCGGATCGCCGTCTCGGTCGAGGACTCGCTCGAGACCCTCTCCGTCCCCGACGGGGCGCTCGAGGGGCGATGTCGATAAACGGGTCGAGAAAAAGCGGCCGGTTTCAGGCACGCGCGCCGACTCGGTCGGGTGCGTCAGCCTTGTTGTTCGCGTACGCGTTGTACGCCGAGAGGACGGCGATGGCCAGCCCGGAGGCCGCGGTCCCGGTCGCCAGCGTACTGCTCCCCATCTCGATCACGGCGGGCGAGACGAGCAGCCAGAGGCCGAGCAGGACGGCCAGCGACGCGACTCCGACGCTCGCCAGCCGATCCCGCGAGAGGCGGACGAAGTTATAGCCCGCCAGCAGGAAGATCCCCGTCCCGACGAGCGTGTCGTTCCAGATCGCCTGGTCCGTCGCCTCGAAGATGAACGGCGAGGCGACGACGTAGAGCCCGATGATCGCGACGAGGGCGCTCAGCCACTGCATCGTGTCCGTGTTGAGGGTGTTTCGGTGGTCCGCTCGCTCGGCTGCGGTACTGTCTCGGTTCGTATCGGTCGGTGTGTCGCTCATGTCTCCATCGGAGGTAGCCGGTACCCGTGCAAAGCGGCCGTGCCTGCGGTTGTCGGTAACCACGGATACCGACCAGTCATCGATCGAGACGTCCCAGAGACGCCGTTTCAGCGCGGCCGAGACGCCACTCGAGGGCGTTCGAGGACGGCTCTCAGCGACGAGCGAGCGAAAAACGTGCGAGTACCGGCGGTGACGGCGGGTCGTCCCGAGCTGTCTCGTCTCGAACGGTCGGAAACGGCGCGGTGCGCTCGCGACCGGTCGAGCCTAGCTGTTGTACGGCTCTTCGTCCCGGTGGTGGTCCGGGTTCTCCTGCTCGAGGGCGTCGTCGACCCGGTCGTCGGACTTGTGTTCGATGTCCTGGCGTCGCTGCTCCTCGTCCTGTCGTTCGCGGGCCTCCTTCTCCTCTTCGGTGAGTTCCTCTTCCTCGGCTTCGTCTCCCGTGTCTTCGTGAGCCAGTTCGACGTCCCGCCCGTGCTCGTCTTTGCCGGTCTCGTCAGTGTTGTCGGACATACTGATCCCGACTGAGGCTACCGTCGAACCGCGAAAAGGCGTTGGGCTTGCGAAGGTCGGCTAGTTGATTTCGGTCCGTTCGGTGGCGTTCGTCTCGGTGACTGGTCAATCGCTCCGACGAGATACCTCGAGAAGACGGTAATCACTCTGCTATCGTGGCAACGGGGATTTTCACTCCCTCTCCAGCCGATTCGTTCGCTGTCCGAGGGGCTCACGCCGTTCACCCCTCGCATCGCTCACTCATCCACTGTCAGAACAAGTTCTGACACGCCTTCGTTCACTACGCTCACGAAGACCTCGCACAGTGTTATCGATCGCCCTCACTAGCGTTCGGACGATCGACGGTGCGCGCCACCGCTCGGTGAATAGCCGGGTCCGGAGCGCGACCGACATCTCCCCTCACCACGGCTCGCCCGAGGCGAGGTCGATCTCGCTATCGCCCTTCTCGGAGGGACAGATATCGGCCAGCACGCAGTCGCTGCAGTCGGGGTTGCGGGCGGTGCAGGTCGCGCGGCCGTGGTCGATACAGAGGTGGGTGAACTGCTGCCAGTAGCCCTCGGGGACAATTCCCATCAGGTCCCGCTCGATCGCCTCGGGGCGCTCCTCCTCGGTCAGGCCGAGCCGGCGGGAGAGCCGCTGGACGTGCGTGTCGACGACGATTCCCTCGACGACGTCGTGGCCGTGCTGGAGCACGACGTTGGCCGTCTTCCGGCCGACGCCCGACAGCGCCGTCAGCTCGTCCATCGTGTCCGGCACCTCGCCGTCGTGCTCCTCGAGGATCGTCTCGCAGGAGCTCTTGATGTAGCCCGCCTTGCTGTTGTAGTAGGTGATCGAGTTCAGGTCCTCCGCGAGTTCGTCTTCCGGCGCGTTGGCGTAGTCCTCGGCGCCGTCGTACTTTTCGAAGAGGTGCTCCGTCTCCTTGTTGACGCGCTCGTCGGTACACTGCGCCGAGAGGATCACCGCGATCAGCAACTCCAGTCGGTTCGAGTACCGCAGCGAGATCGTCGAGTCCGGATACGCCTCCTCGAGGCGGTCGACGACCTCTTCGGCCTGCGCCTCGCGGCTCTCGAGTGGGGTTCCCATCGAGCGTTCGTTGCGAGAGCGTCCATTTGAGGTGTTCGGTTCGCGCCGATCGGATCCGCGGATCGACGACCGACGACATGTGAAGACGCTGTCGACCGACGTCGACGCGCTCGAGACGCAACTGGCGGCCCTCGAGCGGGACCTCGAGGCCATCCGGGAGTGGCGCCGGTCGATGCAAGAGACGTCTCAGTGAGGCGTTCGTCCGAATATCGGTGAACTGTCGGTACCCCGCCGACGTCGACTCGTCGCGCGTCTCCGATCGGATGCCGTGACCTTTAAGCGGTCTTCATCCGCCTATCCGGGTATGAAAGCCACCGCCATGGCCCACCCGATTCAGGGGTTGGTCAAGTATCACGGGATGCGAGACGAAATCGAGCGGCTCCCGTATCACGACAGTATCAGCCTCTGTACGGCGCCCAGCCACACTCGAACGACCGTCGAGTTCTCGATGGACTACGAGGAGGACACCTTCGTCGTCGACGGCGAGGAACTCGACGGCCGGGCCTACGAGCGCGTCGAGGCCGTCGTCGAGAAGGCTCGTTCGAAGTCCGACGCGGCCCACACCGTCTACCCGGTTCGCCTCGAGAGCGAGAACAGCTTCCCCTCTAACGTCGGTCTGGGCTCCTCTTCTTCGGGCTTCGCCGCTGCCGCGATGGCGCTGGCCGAGGCCGCCGAACTCGACGCTTCGCGCCAGGAGATTTCGACGATCGCCCGCGTCGGCTCCGCGTCGGCCGCCCGCGCGGTCACCGGCGCGTTCTCGCAGCTGCACACGGGTCTGAACGACGAGGACTGTCGCTCGCGGCGCATTCCGAGCGACCTCCACGAGGACCTGAAGATCGTCGTCGGCCTCGTTCCCTACCACAAGGAGACCGAGGACGCCCACGAGGAGGCCGCCGACAGCCACATGTTCCAGGCTCGCAACGCCCACATCCACGGCCAGATCGCCGAGATGCGCGACGCCCTGCGGAACAACGAGTTCGACCGCGCCTTCGAACTCGCCGAACAGGACTCCCTCTCGCTGGCCGCGACGACGATGACCGGCCCGTCCGGGTGGGTCTACTGGCAGCCCGCCACCCTGAAGATCTTCAATACAGTGCGGGAGCTCCGCGAGGAGGAGGATATCCCCGTCTACTTCTCGACGGACACCGGCGCCAGCGTCTACGTCAACACCACCGAAGAACACGTCGACGAAGTCGAAGAGGCCGTCTCGGACTGCGGCGTCTCCACCACCGTCTGGGACGTCGGCGGGCCCGCGAAGCTGCTGGACGAGGAAAAGCACCTGTTCTAGGCGCGGCGATCCGCGGCGGTGCCCGCGGTTTGCGTGGCGCCGGGCGATCGAGCGTTCTCTCGAGCGAACGGCGTTGAAAGAGTCATATACTGCGTCGAGGTAGTGCGTCGATAGTGACACCTATGGTCGACCTCGACAGAGACGATCTGGCGATCCTTCACGTCCTGCAGGACGACGCCCGGAACGCGACGACCGAAGAGATCGGCGCGGAAGTCGGCCTCGCGGCGAGCACCGTCGCGTCGCGGATCAACGACCTCGAGGACCGCGGCGTCGTCACGGGGTATCGGCCCGCGATCGATTACGAGAAAGCCGGATTCGAACAGCGAACGCTGCTCGTCGGCACGATCACCGACGAAGACGACGAGGCGGCGATCGTCGGGGACGTAAGCGAGGTGGAGAACGTCGTCAGCGTCAGGCGGTTGCTGGCCGACGAGACCGACCTCCACGTCGAACTCCTGACCGACACCCAGCAGCGGGTGGAGGAAGCCACCGACGAACTCCACGAACTCGGCGTCGAAATCGTGCGGACGAACGTTATCGTCGAGGAGCGTACGCGGCCGTTCGACCAATTCGGGAAGAAGTATACGACCGACGGCTGACTTTCGGGACGTTCGTTCCGAAACGGGTCCGTTTTCCGATGAGTGTCGCGCGGGATTGAAGGTGCCGCGGAAAACCGTCCGATCTGCAACGTGCTTTAGGGTCGGTGACCGATAGCCCGACGCGATGTCTGATCAAGTTGGTTCTCCCGACGACCGTCGTCCGCCGAGCGAGAGAGTCGTCGAAGCGGTCGCGGCCGCGTCCGGGACGTCGCCGCTGGATTTCGAACCGACGCTCTACGACGCAGTCGACCCCGAGGCGCTCGATTCGCTCGTTCGATCCGGGTCGGACGAACTCCGGATCCGATTCCGATACGGCGACCGTTCCGTCCTCATTACCGGAAACGGCCGCGTCGACGTCTCGGCGCCGAGCGAGGACGATCCCTCGAGCGAGTGGATTATCTTCGACGAGTGACACAGTTCTCGCGAGCGGCCTCGCCGTGCACCTATCCCGCTCGAAGCCGTAGCCGCCGTCATGCACGTCGTCGTCTGCGGCGCGGGCTACGCGGGGCTGACCCTGACGAAGCGACTCGAGTCGTCGCTTCCGTCCGACGTCGACCTCACGCTGGTCGACGAGTCGCCGGACCACCTCGTCCAGCACGAACTCCACCGGGTGATCCGCCGGCCCGGCGTGGCCAACGAGATTCGGCTCTCGCTGCCCGGCGCCTTAGAGCGGGCGACGGTTCGCGTCGCGCGCGTCGAGGCGATCGACGGGGACGAACGCGTCGTGTCGCTCTCGGACGGTCGCCTCGAGTACGATATCGCGGCGATCTGTCTCGGCGCGCGGACGGCGTACTACGGGCTCGAGGGGGTGTCTGAACACGGAATTCCGCTGAAGCGGCTCCCGCACGCGCGCCGGATCCGAAAGCGAGCCCGCGAAGCGCTGCGGGCGGACGACGGTGGTCGAATCGTCGTCGGCGGAGCCGGCCTCTCCGGCGTGCAGGTCGCGGGCGAACTCGCCGCGCTGGCTCGCGAGGAGTACGGCTCGGCGTCGATCGCGCTCCTCGAGCAGCGGGCGCGGGTCGCGCCGGGCTTCCCTGCCGACTTCGGGGATGCAGTCGCACGCGCGCTCGAGGACTCCGGAATCGAGATCCGAACGGGGACGGCCGTCACCGGAGCCGACGCGGACGGCGTTCGACTCGAGTCGGGCGAGCGAGTTCCGTTCGATCTGTTCGTCTGGACCGGCGGCATTCGCGGCGCGGACGCCCTCGAGGGCGAGCGGCCGACCGTCAAAGCGGACCTGCGACTCGACGATCGGACGTTCGCCCTCGGTGACGCCGCGCGGGTCGTCGACGCCGACCGGGAGGCGGTGCCGGCGAGCGCGCAGGCGGCCGTCCGCGAGGCTCGGACGGCGGCCGAGAACATCGAACGGCTCGTCGAGGCCCGTCGTGACGGCGTCGAGACGTTCGACCCCGACCTCGAGTCGTTCCGGTTCGAGTCGCCGGGCTGGGTCGTCAGCGTCGGCGACGACGCCGTCGCGACGGTCGGCTCGCGGGTCCTCACGGGACGGGCGGCGAAGGCGCTGAAGGCGAGCGTCGGCGTCGGCTACCTCTCAGACGTCGGCGACGCCGGCAGCGCCGGACGGTTCGCCTATCGGGAATTCGTTCCGGAACGGTTCCGGCGGGACCGGTGACGGTCGGCCGGTCGAGCGTTACTCGAGCGAGATCACGACCTTGCCCTGGTGCTCGCCGGCCTCTACGTACCGGTAGGCCTCGCGGACCTCGTCGAAGTCGAAAGTGCGGTCGATCACCGGCTCCATCTCCGCGGCGGCCATCGCGCGGTTCATCCGATCGAACATCGCGCGGCTGCCGACCCCCATCACGCCTTCGACGGTCAGCGCTTTGTGGAGCATCGGTCCGGGATGGACCCGTCCGTCCTGGCCGCTGAGAACGCCGATGAGGTGGACGTGGCCGTTGACCGCCGCGGCCTCGAGCGAGCGCTCGAGCGTACCGGGACCGCCGACCTCGATCACGTGGTCGACGCCGCCGTCCGTTCGCTCGCGGACGGCCTCGCCCCAGTCGGGCGTCTCCTCGTAGTTGAGCGTCCACTCGGCGCCCAGGTCGCGGGCGACCTCGAGTTTCTCGTCGCTCGAGGAGGTGACGAAGACGTCGGCGCCCTGCAGCGTCGCGAACTGAAGGGCGAAGGTGGAGACGCCGCCGGTGCCGAGCGCGAGGACGGTCTCGCCGGCGGTGAGGTCGCCGTCCTCGACGAGCGCGCGCCACGCCGTGAGGCCGGCACACGACAGCGTCGCTCCCTGCTCGTAAGAGAGGTGGTCGGGCAGGACGGCGAGGCTCTCGGCCGGGAAGACGGCGTACTCGGCGAGCGCGCCGTCGACGTTGCCGCCGGTGGTTCGGGCCATCTTCTCGCGCGTGCCCTCCCCCGCGATCCAGTCGGGCGCGAAGGGCGTCGCGACGCGGTCGCCCTCGGCGAGGCGATCGACGTCGTCACCGACCGCGACGACCTCGCCGGCGCCGTCGGAAAGCGGGACGACCGGAAGCGAGGCGCCCGGATAGGCGAGGTCGGCGTTCGCGATCGCCAGATCGCGGTAGTTGAGCGAGGCCGCCCGGAGGCGGACGAGCGCCTCGTCGGCGCCCGGTTCGGGGCGCTCGCGGTCGACCTGCACGACTCCCTCGTAATCGCTCGTGGCGGTCTGGACTTCGTAGGCTCGCATCGCTCGAGCCGAGGCGCTCTCGAGCCTTCGGTCCTGCGCCCGGCGACCGTGTTACCGCAACTGGGTGCTACCGGCAAGCGAAACGGGTGATCGTCGGCCGTCGGCGGGATCCGCTCGGCGGTCCAGACCTTTTAGTCGTCGGCCGAGTAGAGGGGAGCGATGAGCGACGAGGTCGAACGAACCGACCGGCGACGCGCTTCGGATCGGGAACCGAGACTCGAGGCGCCGGATCAGGGGTCCGCGTTTCGCGGGCCGGTCGGGTCGACTGACGGTCGCACCCGCTCGCACGACCACCTCGCGCTGCTCTACGAGAGCCGCGACGAGCAGTTCGACGCCGTGATTCCGTTCGTCCGGCGTGGACTCGAGGACGGCGAGCGGTGTCTGTACCTCGCCGACGAGACCGGCCGGGACGAGATCTGCGACGCGCTTCGCGACGCCGGCGTCGACGTCGACGAGGCGCTGGAATCCGACGCGCTGGTGCTCTCCGACGCCGAAGACGCCTATCTGCGGGACGGCTCGTTCGATCTCGAGGCGTCGCTGGAGCTGCTCGAGACGTTCGTCGCGGAGTCGACCGTCGATTTCGAGGGGGCGCGGGTGACCGCCGAGGAGACGTGGCTGTTGCGAGCGATCGAGGACGCCGACGAGTTCGTGGCGCTGGAAGCGCGGATGAACGACCGTCTCCGCGGCGAGAACTGTACCCTTCTCTGTCAGTACGACCGCGAGCGGTTCCCCGCGCCCGTCCTCGAAGACGTCATCAAGACGCACCCCTATCTCGTCTCCGGCGGGACGGTTTCGGAGAATTTCTACTACACGCCCCCCGAGACGTTCTTCGACGGCGAGAAGCCGGCGGCGACGGTCGACCGGATGATCCGGACCGTACACGAGCGCACCGACGCGAAGACGGCGGTCCGCGAGCACCGGACCTACCTCCGCGAACTCTACGAGACGACGGCCGACGCCGATCTCTCCTTCGAAGAACGGGTCGAGCGACTGCTGGAACTGGGCTGCGAGCGGTTCGACCTCAGGGGCGGCGCGCTGGCTCACCTCCCGACCTGGGACGACAACTTCCGGGCGGAAGTGACGGTCGGCCCCGACATGGGCGACCTCGAGGGGGAGTTACCGATCCAGCCCACCGACGGGAACTTCTGCCGGAAGGCCATCGACTGGGACGAGCCGACCGCCGTTCCCGACGTCGTCGCCGCCGGCTGGGACGACGACCCCGTCTTCGAGGAGTTCGGTTTCGCGACCTACTTCGGCATCCGCGTCACCGCCGGCACCGAACCCTACGGCACGTTCTGGTTCTACGATACGGAGCCGCGCGACCGGCCGTTTACCGACGCCGAGCGGACGTTCCTCGAGTTGATGGGCCAGTGGATCAGCACCGAACTCGAGCGCCGCCGGCGCGAGGAGTTTCTCCGCACGAGCTACGAGATCACGTCGGATCCCGACCTCGCCTTCGCGGAGAAGATCGAGCGACTGCTCGAGCACGGCCGCGAGTGGTTCGGCTGCGACGTCGGCTACTTCACCGCCGTCGAGGCCGAGACCGATCGCTTCGAGATCGTCGAGGCGGTCGGCTCCCACGACCGGATCCGGACGGGCGGCGGTGGTTCGCTGTCGGGAACGTACTGCAAGAAGGTCGTCGACGCGGGCGAATCGCTGGGCGTCCACGACGCCGCCGACGCGGGCTGGGAGGGCGATCCCGCCTACGACACGTACGGGCTCGACGCCTTCCTCGGGACGACGCTGGAGGTCGACGGCGAACAGTACGGAACGCTGTGTTTCGGATCGGAAACGCCCCGAGAGGGGCCGTTCTCCGAGACGGAGTACACGTTCATCGACCTCATCAGCCAGTGGGTCAGCACCGAACTCGAGCGCCGGCGGGACGAGCGAACCCAGCGGGAACTGTACGAGATCACCGCCGATCCGGACCGATCGTTCGACCAGCAGCTCCAGGCGGTCCTGGACCTGGGCTGTGAGCGGTTCGACATGGAACTGGGCGGGGTCGCGATGGTCGACCCGGCGGCCGATCGGTTCGAGGTCGAGACCACGAACGGCGATCACGAGTACCTCACGCCGGGCGAGCCGTACCCCCTCTCCCAGACGTACTGCGAGGCGCCAATCGACGAGGAGGGAACCCGTACGATCACCGATCCCGTCGAGACGGGATTCGACGGCAAACTGTGCTACGAGCGCTTCGGCGTCCGGGCGTATCTCGGCACCCACCTCGAGATCGAGGGGAGCCCCGACCGGACCTTCTGGTTCGTCTCGACCGAGCCCCGCGAGGAGTTCTCGGAGGCCGAACGCACGTTACACCACCTGATGGGACAGTGGGTGAAGTACGAACTCGACCGCCGGCAGTACGAACGGGACTTAGAGGAGACGGTCGATCGGCTCCAACAGTCCAACGATCGGCTCAAGCAGTTCGCCTACGCCGCCTCCCACGACCTCCAGGAGCCCCTGCGGATGGTCTCGAGCTACCTGCAACTGCTCGAGAACCGGTACAAGGACGACCTCGACGGCGAGGCCCGGGAGTTCATCGACTTCGCGGTCGACGGCGCCGACCGCATGCGCGAGATGATCGACGATCTGCTGGCCTTCTCGCGGGTCGAACACGCCGACGGCGAGTTCGAGCCGGTCGACTGTACCGAAGTGTTGGATCGCGTCCAGGACGACCTGCAGCTACGGATCGCGGAGAACGACGTCGAGATCCTCGTCGACTCGCTGCCGACGGTCCGCGCCGACGGCGACCAACTCGAGCAACTGTTCAGCAACCTCGTTTCGAACGGGATCAAGTACAACGAGAGCGCGGTCCCCCGGGTCGAGGTGAGCGCCGCGGACCGGGACGACCGCTGGGAGTTCGCGGTCGCCGACAACGGAATCGGCATCGATCCGGAGAAGACCGATCGCATCTTCGAGGTGTTCAAGCGCCTCCACCACGACGACGAGTATCCGGGCACCGGGATCGGCCTCTCGCTGTGCCAGGAGATCGCCGACAATCACGGCGGCGATATCCGCGTCGAGTCCGAACCCGGCGCGGGGTCGACGTTCTACATCACGCTCCCGAAACGGAACCTCGAGTGAAGCGACGCCGATCGGTCGGCGAAACGGGAGCAATCGGGGGTCAGGGGACGAACGCGACGAGCGATTCGTCCCGCGACACGTCACGGCGCTCGAACGGAGCGGACCGCTCGCATCGCCGCGCTCATGGCGATGAGCGCGACCACGGCGATCGCGATCCACTGGCCGGTCTGGGTCGCGAGCGCGGCGGCGGTCATGCCGAGGAGGTCGATGCCGAACGCTCGACTCAGCGCGTACAGGACGACGGCGAGACCGACGACGGCGACGACGGTCTGCAGGACGGTCGACAGCAGCCATCGCCCTGGTGGGGGTGCGGTCTCACCCGGTCGCGTCGATCGATCGCCACCTCGGGATCGGTCGCCATCGGGCTGTCGTGACATGGGGTATCACCCGTTTCGTCGTAGCCCGGCGTCGGCATTTATTATCCGGAGCATACCACGATACGGGTGAGGGATCGGTCGGCGTCAGGTCCAGCGATCCAACCCCGTCTGCGTGACGCTCTCCTCGATGCGCTCGAAGCCGCGCTCGACCTCGTCTTCCGCGACGCGCCACTCCTCGCAGACGAACTCGCGGGCGGCCTCGAGGTCCGGATCGAGGTCGGTGTCGAACTCGTAGTCGTCGGTCACGTCGGGGTCGCGGAACAGCTGTCTGACCCGATCGCCGTACTCGATGTGGGCGCCTCGCTCTTCGAGGACGCTCCAGAGGTCGCCGTGCTCGGTGATGGCTTTGATAGCGGTCTTCGGGCCGATCCCCGAGACGCCCTCGTTGAAGTCCGTCCCGATGAGGATCGCCGCGTCGATTAGCTGTTCTAGGGTGAGGTCGTGGTGCTCGAGGGTCGCCTCGAGATCCATCAGTTCGGGATCGCCCTTGCTCGTCAGTTGGCGCAGCGTGAGCGGGGAGCCGAACAGCAGGGCGTCGTAGTCCTCCGACCCCACGTAGTCGGCGTCGCCGCGGCGAACCATGTGGGCCGCCTGAGCCTCCCCCTCCGCGGGCGCCTCGACGATCGGCACGTCGAGCCGTCGGAGCAGTTCGCGGCTGGTCTCCTGGATCGTCGGCGTCAGCCGCTGGGTTCGGGACTCGAGTTGCGCGACGGCGACCTGATCGCCCTCCTCGCGGGCGACCTCGAGTTGCTCCTCGTAGGTGCGACGCTGGTCGCGGCGGGACTCGATCTCGTCTTCCTTGAGCTCGGAGGGGCCGCCGTCGAAGACCATCACCGGCGTGATGTCGTTCTCGAAGAACTTGGGCAGCCCCTGGACGATGCCGACGAGGTTGGCGACCTCGGTGCCGTCGGACGTCGTGTACACGTCGCTGTCCGTCCACTTGACCGTCGTCGTCAGATAGCGGTAGAGCCAGTTGTGAGCGTCGACGGCGACGACGCCCTCGATCTCGGAGAAGGGGAGCTCCTCGATGACGGCGATGTCGCGGAGTGCTGCGTTTCCCATTACCGATCCCTTGGGAGGACTGGGATTTGTATCATTGGCTTCCGAGCGACCCGCCGTTCGGTTCCGACCGGCGGGCGTCGGTCCGATCGCGGCGCTTCGGACTACCGCGTCGCGCTGTGGGGATCGCGGCCGCGTCCCCTCGTCGCGAATCGATCGCGGTCCGCGATAATCTTTTCACTCTCGCCCTCATCTCTTCGGTCGACATACCGAATTCGGATCTCGACGACATCCGGTCCCGAAGCCGGGGGATTCCGATTATCAGACCGGATGCTCAGGGGGTAATCCATGAGTAAACATCTATCAGACCACACCATCCAGCGGCCGTCATCTGATTTCGAGGGCAGGTTCGACTCCTCGCGGTCGACGTTCGATATCCGCGGTCCAATCGACCCGAACGAGGACCACGAACACACCGATCACTTCGCGCTCATTTACGAGGACCGCGCCGAGCAGTTCGACGCGGCCGTCCCGTTCATCGAAGAGGGACTCGAGCGCGGCGAGCGGTGCGTCTACGTCGCCGACGACAACACCGTCGACGAGGTGCTCGCGGCGATGCGATCCCGCGGCGTCGACGTCGACGCGGCGCTCGAGTCGGGGGCGCTGTCGGTACACACGGAAGCGGAGACCTATCGACGGACCGGCGAGTTCGATCGCGATGCGATGCTTTCGTTCTGGGAGGAGACGCTCGCCGACGCGACCGACGACGAGTTCACGGGGCTCAGAGCCGCCGCGGAAATGACGTGGGCGCTCGAGGCCGACGACACGGGGTTCGACGACCTCTGCGAGTACGAGGAGCTGCTCAACCCGCTCTACAACGACGACGACTACGCCGTCCTCTGTCAGTACAACCGCGACCGATTCCCCGCGGAGATTCTCCACGACGTCCTCAAGACCCATCCGTTTCTCGTCCACGACGACACCACCGTCTGTCAGAACTTCTACTACACGCCCCCCGAGGAGTACTTCGGTCCCGATCGGCCGTCGCAGGAACTCGACCGGAAGCTGGCGACGCTGGTCGATCGGACCGACGCGCGGACGACGATCGAGACCCACGAGCGCTACCAGCGGGAACTGTACGAGATCATCGCCACGCCGCACGCGTCCTTCGACGAGAAGATCGCGGGACTGCTGGAACTGGGCCGCGAGCGACTCGGCCTCGAGATCGGCTACTTCACGGAGACCCTCGACGAGAACACGTTCGAGATCGTGGACGCGGTCGGCGCACACGAGAACATCCGTCCGGGAGTCACCGATTCGCTCTCCGAGACGTACTGCGAGAAGCTCCTCGCGTCGCCCGGACGCATCGCCGTGCGGGACGCGGCCGAGGCGGGCTGGACCGACGACCCCGCCTACGAGCGGTTCGGACTGGACGCCTACTTCGGGACGACGATCCACGTCGGCGGCGAGACGTACGGGACGTTATGTTTCGGCTCCGAGACGACCCGGGAGGCGCCGTACACGGACGCCGAACGGACGTTCCTCGATCTGATGGGGCAGTTAGTGGAGTACGAACTCGAGCGACAGCGCCGCGAGCGGTTCCTCCGGGAGAGCTCCCAGATCACGTCCGATCCGAACCTCGACTTCGAGGAGAAGCTACAGGCGCTGTTCGAACTGGGCTGTGAGCAGTTCGGCCTCGAACTCGGGGCGATGGCCAAGGTCGATTCCGACGACGACCGGTTCGAGGTCGAGTACGTGAGCGATACGTACGACGGCTTCGAACCCGGGCTCGAGCTTCCCCTGTCCGAGACCTACTGCGCCACGGTCGCCGGATGCGGCACCGTCGGAAGCGTGGACGATCCCGTCGAGGCCGGCTACGACGACCTCTACGTCTACCGGGAGCT
This portion of the Haloterrigena gelatinilytica genome encodes:
- the nth gene encoding endonuclease III, translated to MGTPLESREAQAEEVVDRLEEAYPDSTISLRYSNRLELLIAVILSAQCTDERVNKETEHLFEKYDGAEDYANAPEDELAEDLNSITYYNSKAGYIKSSCETILEEHDGEVPDTMDELTALSGVGRKTANVVLQHGHDVVEGIVVDTHVQRLSRRLGLTEEERPEAIERDLMGIVPEGYWQQFTHLCIDHGRATCTARNPDCSDCVLADICPSEKGDSEIDLASGEPW
- a CDS encoding Lrp/AsnC family transcriptional regulator, which produces MVDLDRDDLAILHVLQDDARNATTEEIGAEVGLAASTVASRINDLEDRGVVTGYRPAIDYEKAGFEQRTLLVGTITDEDDEAAIVGDVSEVENVVSVRRLLADETDLHVELLTDTQQRVEEATDELHELGVEIVRTNVIVEERTRPFDQFGKKYTTDG
- a CDS encoding NAD(P)/FAD-dependent oxidoreductase, coding for MHVVVCGAGYAGLTLTKRLESSLPSDVDLTLVDESPDHLVQHELHRVIRRPGVANEIRLSLPGALERATVRVARVEAIDGDERVVSLSDGRLEYDIAAICLGARTAYYGLEGVSEHGIPLKRLPHARRIRKRAREALRADDGGRIVVGGAGLSGVQVAGELAALAREEYGSASIALLEQRARVAPGFPADFGDAVARALEDSGIEIRTGTAVTGADADGVRLESGERVPFDLFVWTGGIRGADALEGERPTVKADLRLDDRTFALGDAARVVDADREAVPASAQAAVREARTAAENIERLVEARRDGVETFDPDLESFRFESPGWVVSVGDDAVATVGSRVLTGRAAKALKASVGVGYLSDVGDAGSAGRFAYREFVPERFRRDR
- a CDS encoding SPW repeat domain-containing protein produces the protein MSDTPTDTNRDSTAAERADHRNTLNTDTMQWLSALVAIIGLYVVASPFIFEATDQAIWNDTLVGTGIFLLAGYNFVRLSRDRLASVGVASLAVLLGLWLLVSPAVIEMGSSTLATGTAASGLAIAVLSAYNAYANNKADAPDRVGARA
- a CDS encoding NAD(+)/NADH kinase, encoding MDAAWFVDEEPVVGIVDANADTGSRADAADDSLADALRPTVADRDATAVSGDVDDVLAATPSVLVAAGDGDLSAIARAGADAPALPVGDVTGIDAVDRARAPAALEAVLDGEATVRRHAILELEVADRGRTGDAVGYDGVDVDIDSDSDGAEFDARGADTDGNSAETNADSGDAGADAVRDRALFDVALVTDEPARISEYGVASRGDSVARFRADGVVVATAAGSDGYAGAVDAPSLSTAVDAVAVAPVAPFVTDTRRWVLPDDRLELTVERDEGPIALVADGRRVTSVGVDARIAVSVEDSLETLSVPDGALEGRCR
- a CDS encoding HalOD1 output domain-containing protein, translated to MSDQVGSPDDRRPPSERVVEAVAAASGTSPLDFEPTLYDAVDPEALDSLVRSGSDELRIRFRYGDRSVLITGNGRVDVSAPSEDDPSSEWIIFDE
- a CDS encoding zinc-dependent alcohol dehydrogenase family protein; protein product: MRAYEVQTATSDYEGVVQVDRERPEPGADEALVRLRAASLNYRDLAIANADLAYPGASLPVVPLSDGAGEVVAVGDDVDRLAEGDRVATPFAPDWIAGEGTREKMARTTGGNVDGALAEYAVFPAESLAVLPDHLSYEQGATLSCAGLTAWRALVEDGDLTAGETVLALGTGGVSTFALQFATLQGADVFVTSSSDEKLEVARDLGAEWTLNYEETPDWGEAVRERTDGGVDHVIEVGGPGTLERSLEAAAVNGHVHLIGVLSGQDGRVHPGPMLHKALTVEGVMGVGSRAMFDRMNRAMAAAEMEPVIDRTFDFDEVREAYRYVEAGEHQGKVVISLE
- the mvaD gene encoding phosphomevalonate decarboxylase MvaD; the protein is MKATAMAHPIQGLVKYHGMRDEIERLPYHDSISLCTAPSHTRTTVEFSMDYEEDTFVVDGEELDGRAYERVEAVVEKARSKSDAAHTVYPVRLESENSFPSNVGLGSSSSGFAAAAMALAEAAELDASRQEISTIARVGSASAARAVTGAFSQLHTGLNDEDCRSRRIPSDLHEDLKIVVGLVPYHKETEDAHEEAADSHMFQARNAHIHGQIAEMRDALRNNEFDRAFELAEQDSLSLAATTMTGPSGWVYWQPATLKIFNTVRELREEEDIPVYFSTDTGASVYVNTTEEHVDEVEEAVSDCGVSTTVWDVGGPAKLLDEEKHLF